In Anopheles bellator chromosome 2, idAnoBellAS_SP24_06.2, whole genome shotgun sequence, the genomic stretch GCCGGGAAGATCGAAGCACTGAACGGGTTGGGGGTTCAGGTTTTTGCATAGCGCTTGACGGAAGCTGCTCATCGAGAGTTTCTGCAGTTCGCCATCGTACGTCTGGAAAAAAAGGTGCACAGGTTTGCCATTAGCGCAGATTGTCGTCGTTGTGAATTTCTAGCACCAAAGTTACCTGCTTGAAAGCCACGGTGGGAACGCTGCTGAGGGGCATTTGCAGCTTGTTGGTAGTCTCGCCGTGCTGCTTCAACAGCTGGCTACCCTCGGTACTCTTGGCGCACTCCTCGATCGTCTGCCACTGTTCGATTTTGACGGCGTCGGCGCAAACCTTGGTCGGGAATTCACCGTCCTTCAGCTGGGCACGCGCCATCAGACAGTTGACGTAGTCGAGCGTCAGGTCCTCGCGCGAGATGTTCGGCTGGAACGAGTTGCCCTGGATGTGCTGGATGGCACAGGCATGCACCTTGTTGCCGTAGCACTCGTTCTCGCCATGATGACAGGTGAACATCACCTCCGAGCCCTGCGTCTGGTAGGTCGACTTACCGAACGGTACCAGGTGCAGCTCCATGTTGTTCTTGAACATCTTAGCTACCGGGTACAGCTGGTCGTTCACGAACTTCGCACTGTCCGGGCAGAGTGACTCATAGTACACATAGACGGGCACCTGGAACGACAATCGAACAAGCAAAGTAAGTAACAACCAACAATTACCATCGACAGCGTAGCGGCGAACGGTTACACAACCGTGTAATGATCGTGGAATACCAACTAAAGAAGCTGCCCGCATGGGGTACGTCGTGGTGTCGCGTTGATCATAGCGATTCGTCGATCGATGCGGCAAGTCGTTTGAAATGTCCGAATGGCCGGCGATCGTGTGTGCATGTGCACAAGTATGCTCCGATCGTTCGATGTATCACCATGACATACATGTTCGAttgggccggccgggtgaCCTTGTCGTTGCGCATTTACCCGGGCCCAGAATCACCCGATGATGTCACCCGCGGTTAAGTGTTGATCGaacaacgaaagaaagaagaatcTCCTCACTGCAAGTGTGACCAAGTAGTGAACAAAGCCAAGTTCATGTAACCTTTGCAGCAGCTTGGAATCATCCGGTGATATTCATCAAGGAACATTCCTTCTAACCTTTCCTAGACGAGCCATtttaaaaacacatttaaacGTAGCCCCCCCAAACAGGAACAATGACTCATAAGCCCTGCTTCCGATCGTGCCAAGGCGTCATGTTATACAATGGTAATTTTTCCAGCCCTCTCGGGGCCACTGGCGAAAAACGGTGCCGGCAgcgtgtgtgtggtgtaaTTAAGAAAATATCAAATCGTTTATCGCGCCAACGGCATCGGACGATGCGAGCAAAACGCTACCAGGGAAGTCATAATGGCTCGCGCATATTGGAAAAGTAGCAGACGGGTACTGTTATCAAATGCAGAAATGTTATCAATTTTAACTAACCCCGTCACGACAAGTGGCGCCATGTGTCGACGTTGCTCGACTCCAATAAACGACgcggccccttttttgctcgATTACCGCCGGCTATTTCTTAGTCCCCGAGCAGAGTCGGCACCGACGTTCGTTTGCGTTCGCCCTTGAAATGTTTGCCTCtaataatttatgcttttttcaCACGTTTTTCCTGCTACCGCGCCACCGGCTACGCGATATGCAAACGTTGTTTGTCCAGCAGGGAAAGGGCTGTGCTGGGTGTGTGCAGGTGCAGAAGTGTGACCCGTTCTTATCGACCTGCGCTTCGCGAGGCGAACAGAAACAATGCTTGGCGACTTCCTTCCTGTTGGCCACAGAAAGTTGAAGAAAGCTCAAGGGCCCACACCGGTGCAACGGGTTGTGGCCCGGGAATCGTCAGTTTATTTTACGTGTAAAAATAGATAACTCGCCCGTATTATTTACCACCGGGTCCTGCCAACGGGTGGTTCTGTTATGTTTTGGGCACCGTAAAGCGACGTGAACGAAACAATGTCTACGTCAGCAATCGAGCCGTGTGGCGTGCCTTACCAGACCTATTTATGGTGTTTTTTCCTCTATTTGCATGGTATGCACCTGAACTCGAACTCTCGACCGTCCACGGCAATTACTCATCCAGGCCCTCAGCTAAGAACTTTTTGCTCTACTTCGCGGCTCTTGGTGCCGTGTGCGTTCATGCAAATTCAAGCTCCGGCCGCGAGTTTTAGCTTTCTTCCGGTTCGGAAAGCATTCATCCCGTGAGCGCGCTGAAGTTTCCACAGCAAACAGTGCCAGCGACTGATTAGCAGTATTTTAGGGTTTCCACAATTTCCCTTCACAGAGTGCACAAAATGTCACGCCATGTATCGTCGTCGTAACGCATACCACCAGACCGGGTGGAACGAAATGCCCCCAGAGACATTGGAAAAAGTCGGACAGATCACTCATTTCCAGGGCGGCGACAGTGCCACGCCTAAAACACGCTGCGGGCGTCGGGAAAATATGGCCGCGTCCGGGCGCGTCGTTGAACTTTTGTCGTGCTCACGCATCGCACAGAGGTCAGCGCGATGGGCAAGTGGTGCACGCGGCCGCGATCACCGCGATCGCGGCCGTTAAACCGGGAAGAACGCACACTCGCGtgcggttggtggtggtggtagagtGTTACTTACCCTTGTCTGGCCATAGCATGCCACCGCGAAGACGCTCAGCAAAAGAAAGCTTCTGTTGAAGCGCAGCATCTCGCAAACGACGGGCGCAGGTTCCGATGGACAGCAAATCttacacacgcgcacactcACAGACACAACGAAAGCTGCGGGGCGAGCCGAAAAACAGGTTTCTCCGGGAGTCTGGAACAGAGATCGAGTGGTTCGGGCCCTTTACCGATCGCTGTGGTCGGCGTTTAGGGTGCTTTTTTGTGCCGCTGTCTACCTCGTCACTGGAACACCGAAGTCGGCGTAGCACTTGTCCGTTGGAACCGTCGCGACTGACTGAGCGAGCGGTTTTGAAGTCGCTGTGGCCGTTGAAGCTGTACACCGCAGAACGCGCCCCCCTCGCGAGCCGCGAACCGCGGACGTGTGCGCCGGAGGGAGAGCGCCACGGAACCCCGTTCACCGTGCTATCCGTTTCGGTCGAGCAAATGGTTGGGTTAGAACTGGCCGCGGGCCTTGTTATTTGTGGGTTTGaatcgttgtttttttcgagcACCGCGACCGCGGCAGAATTCTAACGACGCGATGGAAACTATGGGATCGTGTGGATAACGGCTGGGGACATAAAATTTAGACAAAAAAACCAACTCATTGTGTCATGGACAGTTTAACGTAAAAAAAATTCCACATTTCCGCCTAAACCGAgaaattattttgaattatGTTAAAGATAAGCTTTTTGCTCGAAACAGCGTTTGTCACCTGTTTAGAGGCGTTTAAGCTAGTGGTTAGGTGTTTCAATTACGCTCTTAAAActacggttttgttttgctaaactcgtcaaaacaaaatattaaaatagttttgcaCCAACAGGCGTGTCCAAGAGAGGAAAGTTTAGTCGTCTTCTGTCCGACCGCCAACCGAACGGCATCCCAACGGGGTCTCGTCTACTGTTTGCTCGTCCAATTATTCATTATCCTACAGATGCTAATCATGCCCTGAAAGTATATGGAACGGTCATCTCTTACGTCGAAAGTGTGTTTTATGCCGATTGGTCACTGTTGTTGGAGCTCCAATCCGTACTTAGACACTTAGACACGCTTTTTCATATTCCGAAGCGTGCGGATAGAAATGAATGCTACCcaagtaaattta encodes the following:
- the LOC131212391 gene encoding GILT-like protein 1; the protein is MLRFNRSFLLLSVFAVACYGQTRVPVYVYYESLCPDSAKFVNDQLYPVAKMFKNNMELHLVPFGKSTYQTQGSEVMFTCHHGENECYGNKVHACAIQHIQGNSFQPNISREDLTLDYVNCLMARAQLKDGEFPTKVCADAVKIEQWQTIEECAKSTEGSQLLKQHGETTNKLQMPLSSVPTVAFKQTYDGELQKLSMSSFRQALCKNLNPQPVQCFDLPGSASAMSSFGFFITVVAAIVSRMF